A single window of Manduca sexta isolate Smith_Timp_Sample1 chromosome 15, JHU_Msex_v1.0, whole genome shotgun sequence DNA harbors:
- the LOC115450770 gene encoding uncharacterized protein LOC115450770, with protein MKNKLGINFVASDKFVGDLPVNMVEQQRSTKGSRRESVTPKIVVCPPMEEMTENISTPRGGRLLKALSKRITRRAPDSDSMGSSSSSDSVSGDTARTDDRSSCSASESGSDGSERHRRNRSTVSLRRVFQSLNLTSRSQSCTPTERTRQPKKQQQPKRILRPPITYTYVRGLSGLPTQRVPRYAVCCDSMGLNR; from the coding sequence ATGAAAAACAAGCTAGGAATCAACTTTGTGGCAAGTGACAAGTTCGTTGGAGACTTACCAGTAAACATGGTGGAACAGCAGCGCTCGACCAAAGGAAGCCGACGAGAATCAGTGACGCCTAAAATCGTCGTCTGCCCACCAATGGAGGAGATGACGGAAAATATATCGACGCCTCGCGGCGGCCGGTTATTGAAAGCTCTTAGCAAAAGGATAACTCGACGAGCCCCCGACTCTGACTCCATGGGCAGCTCCAGCAGTTCTGACAGCGTGTCCGGGGATACTGCGCGTACAGACGACCGCTCCTCGTGTTCAGCCAGTGAATCCGGCAGTGACGGCTCCGAGCGCCACCGACGCAATCGTTCAACCGTATCTCTACGCCGGGTATTCCAGAGTCTTAACCTTACAAGTCGATCCCAGTCGTGCACTCCTACTGAGCGCACACGGCAACCCAAAAAGCAACAACAGCCTAAGCGTATTCTGCGACCGCCAATCACTTATACGTACGTGCGCGGTCTCTCCGGCCTACCAACACAGAGAGTGCCCCGGTACGCGGTCTGTTGTGACTCTATGGGACTCAATCGGTAA
- the LOC115450749 gene encoding uncharacterized protein LOC115450749 — MFGKIFALFALVAVAMAAPNPKPAPEPAPQFLTYSSGLDYVYPSGVVRSVVSPYGAGPVPLAYSAVAPGAAVFVR, encoded by the exons ATGTTCGGAAAAATT TTCGCTCTCTTCGCTTTGGTCGCTGTCGCGATGGCGGCTCCTAACCCTAAACCAGCACCCGAACCGGCTCCACAATTCTTGACCTACTCCTCTGGACTGGACTACGTTTACCCCTCGGGAGTTGTTCGCTCGGTGGTGTCGCCGTACGGGGCTGGCCCAGTGCCCCTGGCGTACTCCGCTGTGGCCCCCGGCGCCGCTGTCTTCGTACGCTGA